In Flavobacterium gelatinilyticum, a genomic segment contains:
- a CDS encoding DUF3078 domain-containing protein, with translation MRKLAFLLCIVANFTFVQAQNSEKQLIQNTEKAVKKINDTIEGEGWKSKGNFSLLLNQSSFNNWIAGGEDSFSGTLGINYDLNYKKDDLTWDNKVLASYGLLQTKNADFEKKTDDRFELNSIVGKRAFGEWYYSYFLNFRTQFTTGYIYGQDANGKEIRTENTKFLSPGYLTTGPGIYWTKDDNLKVNFAPLTSKFTFVDSAYTSGIDYVDGTYFGVDANKSIRYELGFYASVYYKLAIMTNVTAENTLNLYSNYLEDPQNVDMDYSLNIIMKVNKYLSANFSFQAIYDDNAFRGFQTRQVFGLGVNFGF, from the coding sequence ATGAGAAAGCTGGCGTTTTTACTATGCATCGTGGCGAACTTTACTTTTGTTCAGGCACAAAATTCAGAAAAACAGTTAATTCAGAATACCGAAAAAGCGGTTAAAAAAATAAACGATACTATTGAAGGGGAAGGCTGGAAAAGCAAAGGGAATTTTTCCCTGCTGCTCAATCAATCTAGTTTTAACAACTGGATTGCCGGTGGAGAAGATAGTTTTTCTGGAACTTTAGGAATCAATTACGATCTTAATTACAAAAAGGATGATTTAACCTGGGACAACAAAGTTTTGGCTTCCTATGGTTTACTGCAAACTAAAAATGCTGATTTTGAAAAAAAGACAGATGACCGTTTCGAACTTAACTCAATTGTGGGAAAAAGAGCCTTCGGAGAATGGTATTACTCTTATTTCTTAAACTTCAGGACACAATTTACCACAGGTTATATCTATGGTCAGGATGCAAACGGAAAAGAAATCAGGACAGAAAATACCAAGTTTTTATCTCCGGGTTATTTAACAACTGGTCCCGGAATTTACTGGACAAAAGATGACAACCTAAAAGTAAACTTTGCACCGCTAACCTCAAAATTTACATTTGTAGACAGTGCTTATACTTCTGGAATTGATTATGTAGATGGTACTTATTTTGGTGTAGATGCCAACAAAAGCATACGTTACGAACTTGGTTTTTATGCTTCAGTTTATTACAAACTCGCAATTATGACCAATGTGACAGCGGAGAATACCTTAAATCTTTATTCAAATTATCTTGAAGATCCACAAAACGTCGACATGGATTATTCTTTGAACATCATCATGAAAGTAAACAAATATCTATCTGCCAACTTCTCATTTCAGGCAATATATGACGATAATGCATTCCGAGGATTTCAAACCAGACAAGTATTTGGTTTAGGAGTAAATTTCGGCTTTTAA
- the hflX gene encoding GTPase HflX has translation MLEKEVINFEKTAIVGIVTQNQSEEKLNEYLDELEFLTFTAGGQVIKRFSQKMERPNPKTFVGTGKIDEINLFVKENGISTVIFDDELTPSQQKNISRIIDCKILDRTNLILDIFAQRAETSYARTQVELAQCQYLLPRLSGLWTHLERQKGGIGMRGPGETEIETDRRIVRDRISLLKEKIKTIDKQMSIQRSNRGAMVRVALVGYTNVGKSTLMNAIGKSDVFVENKLFATLDTTVRKVVIKNLPFLLSDTVGFIRKLPTQLVDSFKSTLDEVREADLLLHVVDISHPDFEDHIESVNQTLLEIKSNDKPTIMVFNKIDAYRHLTIDEDDLITEKTRKHYTLDEWKQTWMSNVGQDKALFISATQKENFEEFREMVYEAVRQIHITRFPYNKFLYPDYKDAIEKEEE, from the coding sequence ATGCTAGAGAAAGAAGTTATAAATTTTGAGAAAACGGCCATTGTTGGTATCGTAACTCAAAACCAAAGTGAGGAAAAACTTAACGAATATTTAGACGAATTAGAGTTTTTGACTTTTACCGCAGGCGGTCAGGTTATTAAACGTTTTTCGCAAAAAATGGAGCGCCCAAATCCGAAGACTTTTGTGGGTACAGGAAAAATTGACGAAATCAACCTTTTTGTTAAAGAAAATGGTATTTCTACGGTTATTTTCGATGATGAATTAACACCATCTCAACAAAAAAATATTTCAAGAATTATAGATTGCAAAATCCTCGACAGAACCAATTTGATTTTGGATATTTTTGCGCAAAGAGCTGAAACTTCGTATGCAAGAACTCAGGTAGAATTAGCACAATGCCAATATTTATTACCAAGACTTTCTGGTTTATGGACACACCTTGAACGTCAAAAAGGAGGTATTGGTATGCGTGGTCCCGGAGAAACTGAAATTGAGACGGATAGACGTATTGTTCGTGACCGAATTTCGTTGTTGAAAGAAAAAATCAAAACGATCGATAAACAAATGAGCATTCAGCGAAGCAATCGCGGCGCTATGGTTCGAGTGGCTTTGGTGGGTTATACCAATGTTGGAAAATCGACACTGATGAATGCTATCGGAAAAAGCGATGTATTTGTTGAGAATAAATTGTTTGCAACATTAGATACAACGGTTCGAAAAGTGGTTATTAAAAATCTTCCGTTTTTACTTTCTGATACAGTTGGATTTATTCGAAAACTGCCTACACAATTGGTTGATTCGTTTAAAAGTACATTAGATGAGGTTCGTGAAGCCGATTTATTGTTGCATGTTGTAGATATTTCGCATCCGGATTTTGAAGATCATATTGAATCTGTAAATCAGACTTTGCTTGAAATTAAAAGTAATGATAAGCCAACGATTATGGTTTTTAATAAAATCGATGCTTACCGACATTTGACTATTGATGAAGATGATTTAATTACCGAAAAAACAAGAAAACATTACACACTTGACGAGTGGAAACAAACCTGGATGAGTAATGTTGGACAGGATAAAGCTTTGTTTATTTCGGCAACCCAAAAAGAAAATTTCGAGGAGTTTAGAGAAATGGTGTACGAGGCAGTACGCCAAATTCATATAACCAGATTCCCGTACAATAAATTCCTTTATCCTGATTATAAGGATGCAATTGAAAAGGAAGAAGAATAA